From Rhinoraja longicauda isolate Sanriku21f chromosome 24, sRhiLon1.1, whole genome shotgun sequence, one genomic window encodes:
- the LOC144605233 gene encoding uncharacterized protein LOC144605233 gives MDNNNLSEGLMINGETKNNMFSVTQNRNVEQGRRTTGREITVSSLTETDPQSLNFTISGLVTVDKTMWILILLISHLPVSGAVWGKRFVRGVLGRAITIECHYSTVHRSHAKYWCGGRTRQCTVLVETNGQHGRNGRVSITDNPTRGIFTVTVADLHSEDKGWYNCGINTPGKDPLFQVQLQVSDEPVSVPGLLFLSPTNVSCTYGSVSLSCESVQGSLPIQYTWYERTTSMDSKISDNSHLDLHCRSFKHQHLQYYCTASNNRGTGSSEMVNVTVITRVVNCHYVTVIKGLSLGSQSLYFNELANRITPDVDQECPICNAATCRLYAQSLTLIVNESDGPRVWTGNAVGGLYRGAAVSMPSGSTHGRPRRGPAGASRVEAQVGRSGKRAGLGTTET, from the exons ATGGATAACAATAATCTAAGTGAGGGGCTGATGATCAATGGTGAGACGAAGAACAACATGTTCTCAGTTACCCAGAACAGAAATGTGGAACAAGGCAGAAGGACGACAGGTCGTGAAATCACCGTGAGCTCGTTGACAGAGACTGACCCTCAGAGCTTGAATTTCACAAT TTCTGGTCTGGTCACTGTGGATAAAACCATGTGGATTCTGATACTTCTCATTAGTCACCTGCCCG TTTCAGGTGCAGTGTGGGGAAAGAGATTTGTAAGAGGAGTTTTGGGAAGAGCGATCACAATCGAATGTCACTATAGCACAGTGCACCGCTCACACGCAAAATACTGGTGCGGTGGGAGGACTCGTCAGTGTACAGTTTTAGTGGAAACAAATGGGCAACACGGACGGAATGGAAGAGTGTCAATTACAGATAACCCGACACGAGGAATATTTACTGTGACTGTGGCGGATCTTCACTCTGAAGATAAAGGATGGTACAACTGTGGAATTAATACACCTGGCAAGGATCCATTGTTTCAGGTTCAACTCCAAGTATCTGACG AACCTGTGTCTGTTCCTGGCCTTCTATTTCTGTCACCAACCAATGTCTCCTGTACCTATGGCTCAGTATCACTGTCCTGTGAGTCTGTCCAGGGATCCCTGCCCATTCAGTACACATGGTATGAAAGGACCACGTCTATGGATTCAAAGATCTCGGATAACAGTCACTTGGATCTGCACTGTAGATCATTCAAACACCAGCACCTTCAATATTACTGCACAGCCTCCAATAATCGCGGAACAGGATCCAGTGAAATGGTCAACGTGACAGTCATCACCAGAGTGGTGAATTGCCATTATGTGACAGTAATCAAAG GATTAAGCCTTGGTTCCCAGTCGCTTTACTTTAATGAGCTTGCTAACCGCATCACACCCGATGTGGATCAGGAATGT CCTATTTGCAATGCTGCTACATGTCGCTTGTATGCACAATCACTGACATTAATCGTCAATGAATCCGACGGGCCGCGTGTGTGGACTGGGAATGCGgtcggaggcctttatcgaggcgctgCGGTCTCGATGCCTTCCGGATCGACGCACGGAAGACCGCGTCGGGGCCCGGCCGGTGCCTCGCGGGTAGAAGCCCAGGTCGGGCGAAGCGGCAAACGGGCCGGGCTCGGCACCACGGAGACGTAA